Proteins encoded within one genomic window of Microbacterium sp. LKL04:
- a CDS encoding DUF4352 domain-containing protein — translation MKDDEAFARDRDEFERLLGDEPRRPSRKAMIAVAVAAAVVIGGGIALAVGLSGGGVSAAPGGVGSSASPVTGQPSSSPAPSGTATGEAPDGSTATPGTGSDQSDDPSAPGTDARETLPPVDLAAPVAVEGGPTVAVRRIESVTGEAVLPGEVSGPAVRVTVEVKNGSTKAIDLTTAAVTLFAGSSDLQASPVTKPAGKAFPSEVAPGKTAEGAFVFELPEGQRADVRIEVDLSVSDPLIAFEGDID, via the coding sequence ATGAAGGACGACGAAGCGTTCGCGCGTGATCGCGATGAATTCGAGCGGCTGCTCGGTGACGAGCCGCGCCGCCCGTCACGCAAGGCGATGATCGCGGTGGCGGTCGCCGCAGCGGTGGTGATCGGGGGCGGCATCGCGCTCGCGGTCGGTCTGAGCGGCGGTGGGGTGTCCGCGGCGCCGGGCGGTGTCGGTTCGAGCGCCTCGCCCGTGACCGGCCAGCCCTCCTCGAGTCCCGCGCCGAGCGGGACGGCGACGGGGGAGGCACCCGACGGGTCGACGGCGACGCCCGGAACCGGCTCGGACCAGTCGGATGATCCTTCCGCGCCGGGGACCGATGCCCGTGAGACGCTTCCGCCGGTCGATCTCGCGGCCCCCGTCGCCGTGGAGGGAGGTCCGACGGTGGCGGTGCGTCGCATCGAGAGCGTGACGGGAGAAGCCGTCCTGCCCGGTGAGGTGAGCGGCCCGGCCGTCCGCGTCACCGTCGAGGTGAAGAACGGCTCCACGAAGGCCATCGATCTGACCACCGCAGCTGTCACCTTGTTCGCCGGTTCCTCGGATCTGCAAGCCAGTCCGGTCACGAAGCCGGCCGGCAAGGCCTTCCCGTCCGAGGTCGCGCCGGGGAAGACGGCCGAAGGCGCCTTCGTCTTCGAACTGCCCGAGGGGCAGCGCGCGGACGTTCGCATCGAGGTCGATCTGTCTGTTTCGGACCCGCTGATCGCCTTCGAGGGCGACATCGACTGA